A region from the Nocardioides exalbidus genome encodes:
- a CDS encoding tyrosine recombinase XerC — translation MVRLLGDYERHLVSERDLAPHTVRAYLGDVSCLLDHCGRLGIHDVAELDLRTLRSWLAKMQTTGRSRTTIARRATAARVFTAWLHRTGRIPTDPGAALGSPKKHKTLPPVLRADEAEALIRSAADLADDGTPVGIRDVAMLELLYATGIRVGELVGLDVDDIDDGRRVVRVLGKGRKERSVPYGTPAGRALDRWLDVGRPGLRVEGSGPALFLGVRGRRIDQRAVRDLVHRRIADVPGAPDIGPHGLRHTAATHLLEGGADLRSVQELLGHASLATTQLYTHVTTDRLRKAYQQAHPRA, via the coding sequence ATGGTCCGGCTGCTGGGTGACTACGAGCGTCACCTCGTCTCCGAGCGCGACCTCGCCCCGCACACGGTGCGCGCCTACCTCGGCGACGTCTCGTGCCTCCTCGACCACTGCGGCCGGCTCGGGATCCACGACGTCGCCGAGCTCGACCTCCGCACCCTGCGCAGCTGGTTGGCGAAGATGCAGACCACCGGCCGGAGCCGTACGACGATCGCGCGCCGCGCCACGGCAGCCCGGGTCTTCACCGCGTGGCTGCACCGCACCGGCCGCATCCCGACCGACCCGGGCGCGGCGCTGGGCTCGCCGAAGAAGCACAAGACCCTGCCGCCGGTGCTGCGGGCCGACGAGGCGGAGGCGCTGATCCGCTCGGCGGCCGACCTGGCCGACGACGGCACCCCCGTCGGCATTCGTGACGTCGCGATGCTCGAGCTGCTCTACGCCACCGGGATCCGGGTGGGTGAGCTCGTCGGCCTCGATGTCGACGACATCGACGACGGCCGCCGCGTGGTCCGGGTGCTCGGCAAGGGACGCAAGGAGCGGTCGGTGCCCTACGGCACCCCGGCCGGCCGCGCGCTCGACCGCTGGCTGGACGTCGGGCGGCCCGGCCTGCGGGTCGAGGGGTCCGGTCCGGCGCTCTTCCTCGGCGTCCGCGGGAGGCGGATCGACCAGCGGGCCGTCCGCGACCTCGTCCACCGCCGGATCGCCGACGTCCCCGGCGCCCCCGACATCGGACCGCACGGCCTGCGCCACACCGCTGCCACCCACCTGCTCGAGGGCGGCGCCGACCTCCGCTCGGTCCAGGAGCTCCTCGGTCACGCCTCGCTCGCGACCACGCAGCTCTACACCCACGTCACCACCGACCGGCTCCGCAAGGCCTACCAGCAGGCCCACCCCCGGGCGTGA
- a CDS encoding M23 family metallopeptidase, with the protein MRALLVVLLACFVSLSVGTPAPASAPDEPTGVWPLDPEPEVVRGFEPPPSPYASGHRGVDLAGSPGQAVRSALPGTVAFAGSIGGKPVVTIRHGGRRTTYEPVVASVEVGQEVAAGTVLGRLVVTDSHCFPAACLHWGLIVGTGDDQVYVDPLTLVGGGPVRLLPLWRDEPATGRLPLLEEWAPPLSRWTRPVDFLA; encoded by the coding sequence ATGCGAGCCCTCCTCGTCGTCCTCCTGGCCTGCTTCGTGAGCCTGTCCGTCGGCACCCCCGCACCCGCCTCCGCGCCGGACGAGCCGACGGGCGTCTGGCCGCTCGACCCCGAGCCGGAGGTCGTCCGGGGCTTCGAGCCGCCGCCCTCGCCGTACGCCTCCGGGCATCGCGGCGTCGACCTCGCCGGCTCACCCGGTCAGGCCGTCCGCTCCGCGCTGCCCGGCACGGTCGCCTTCGCCGGGTCGATCGGCGGCAAGCCGGTCGTCACCATCCGCCACGGCGGGCGCCGCACGACCTACGAACCGGTGGTGGCTTCGGTCGAGGTCGGCCAGGAGGTCGCGGCCGGCACGGTGCTCGGCCGGCTGGTCGTGACCGACAGCCACTGCTTCCCGGCGGCCTGCCTGCACTGGGGCCTGATCGTGGGAACCGGCGACGACCAGGTGTACGTCGACCCGCTCACGCTGGTCGGCGGCGGCCCGGTCCGGCTGCTGCCGCTGTGGCGCGACGAGCCGGCCACCGGTCGGCTGCCGTTGCTCGAGGAGTGGGCTCCCCCGCTCTCGCGCTGGACACGGCCGGTGGACTTCCTCGCCTGA
- the rpsB gene encoding 30S ribosomal protein S2 — translation MAVVTMRQLLESGVHFGHQTRRWNPKMKRFIMTERNGIYIIDLQQSLAYIDRSYAFVKETVAKGGVVMFVGTKKQAQEAIAEQATRVGMPYVNQRWLGGMLTNFQTVHQRINRLKELDEIDFDDVAGSNRTKKELLQMKRERTKLDKTLGGIRDMTKVPSAVWIVDTNKEHLAVEEARKLRIPIIGILDSNCDPDVVDFPIPGNDDAIRAVGLLTRVVADAVAEGLIARSGVKAGEAVGAEEPLAEWERELLAGDAEKTAAAATGDAAAETPASEATGAASEAPQAEAAAEAATEIKPLAAVATEEKPDAELGEDSAPANEDGSAPEGFEIKGNKDSMKFHAPSSPWYDRTKAEVWFRTADAAEAAGFVNAETKKD, via the coding sequence ATGGCAGTCGTCACCATGCGCCAGCTGCTCGAGAGCGGCGTCCACTTCGGTCACCAGACCCGTCGCTGGAACCCGAAGATGAAGCGCTTCATCATGACCGAGCGCAACGGCATCTACATCATCGACCTGCAGCAGTCGCTCGCCTACATCGACCGCTCCTACGCCTTCGTCAAGGAGACCGTCGCCAAGGGTGGTGTCGTGATGTTCGTCGGCACCAAGAAGCAGGCCCAGGAGGCCATCGCCGAGCAGGCGACCCGCGTCGGCATGCCCTACGTCAATCAGCGCTGGCTCGGCGGCATGCTCACCAACTTCCAGACCGTGCACCAGCGGATCAACCGCCTCAAGGAGCTCGACGAGATCGACTTCGACGACGTCGCCGGCTCCAACCGCACGAAGAAGGAGCTCCTGCAGATGAAGCGGGAGCGCACCAAGCTCGACAAGACCCTCGGCGGCATCCGCGACATGACGAAGGTTCCTTCGGCCGTGTGGATCGTGGACACCAACAAGGAGCACCTGGCCGTCGAGGAGGCCCGCAAGCTGCGGATCCCGATCATCGGCATCCTCGACTCCAACTGCGACCCCGACGTCGTCGACTTCCCGATCCCGGGCAACGACGACGCCATCCGCGCGGTCGGCCTGCTGACCCGCGTCGTCGCCGACGCCGTCGCCGAGGGCCTCATCGCCCGCTCCGGCGTGAAGGCCGGCGAGGCCGTCGGCGCCGAGGAGCCCCTCGCCGAGTGGGAGCGCGAGCTCCTCGCCGGTGACGCCGAGAAGACCGCTGCTGCCGCCACCGGCGACGCGGCCGCCGAGACCCCGGCCTCCGAGGCCACGGGTGCTGCGTCCGAGGCCCCCCAGGCCGAGGCAGCTGCCGAGGCCGCGACCGAGATCAAGCCGCTCGCTGCCGTGGCGACCGAGGAGAAGCCCGACGCCGAGCTCGGCGAGGACTCCGCCCCGGCCAACGAGGACGGCTCGGCCCCCGAGGGCTTCGAGATCAAGGGCAACAAGGACTCGATGAAGTTCCACGCCCCGAGCAGCCCCTGGTACGACCGCACCAAGGCCGAGGTCTGGTTCCGCACCGCCGACGCCGCCGAGGCCGCCGGCTTCGTCAACGCGGAGACCAAGAAGGACTGA